DNA from Tachysurus vachellii isolate PV-2020 chromosome 22, HZAU_Pvac_v1, whole genome shotgun sequence:
CGTGGATCAATTCCAGTTGATAAGATCTTATTTTTTCCAAAATCTATCCACTCCAAATTCAGCACACCGTTAAATGCTTCAGCTGGAATGGTAGTGATTGCATTTCCTGTGGATTCACAAAATACGGTGTGTTAAGTCACTACAAATTGCTTACCAAAAGCATTTTTGATGAATGGCGTTGATGTCATGTATTTTGTtacattttccatttttcctTCCAGATTATAAGGTAGATGAAATACTTTCAAAGAGGAGGTCATGGTTATAGCAAGGTAGGTTGTAAGAGTGGAGCTTTGTGGAAATACTACACAAAATGTGTTAGAGCATTGCTTTGAATACTTCAGTACAGCCAATAATGTGGAAATTGTTACTTTACTGCATTAGAACAATTTTGCAACTCTGACAGAAGTGCCCTATGCTACGGAAGTCTTAAGAGTCTatgtagtattattttttttctcgtGATCTCAGAATAAGAGCATGTTCTAGAGGCAGCAAAAGTGCAGTAACGCAGCATCGTGGATGCTTTTCCTTTGAACGGGGAATCACTCAAACTGAATCATCTGTCAGTGATTGACATTTATGACGGACATTTCAGAAGCTACTTCGCACATACACCAGAAACATTCGCAAGGCACGAAATTTTCCTCATGATACAATTACGTTATGAGAGATCTGTTTTTGAAGTTTTTTCACAGATTTATATTGATGCACATGTTCTAATACTATATCATTTCTATACTGACAGCTCATTCACAAGTACCCATGTAACAGACACCCTACGTAACTGAACCGCTCTGATAACCTGAttcataaatgtgttatttaacaaaggtATAGTTGATTAAGATTTCTGGaaggagatgtttgtttaacatttttggaaagagtctccagtgtctgcaTTTCTGCTGTCTTGGAAATGGTGGTGATATTCTGGTAATATGACAAGCTGAACTGTTCAAAGCTGCTGAAATCTGAGTTATAAAAGATCCACTTCCACTTTGCTCAAAGCTGCATTACACCTCCTGATGGTTAAatgagttttttattattttatgatgttCTGCATGTTGTTGTGACCTTAATCTATCATGTATAATtactaatacattttaattctgCCATTGATTTAGgatacatcacaacacacaagaATAAGACATCACATCCTACACTGTAGAGCCATAATAAATCAGGTTGTAATATAGTCTTTCCTTACAGTTAGACTTGTTACCGTTGGCTTGCCCACATTGTTTGTACTGTGTTGTCATCCTTACCCTGTAGATTGAGAGACTTGAGCTCAGGGATGGAAAGAGGAGGAATACTGGTGAGTTTGGCATTTTCACAGGAGACAATGACATCAGAGATTGTGCATCCCTGAGGGAGTGCGTAGCTAATCCGTGCAGATTCCTCGTCTGCATCCTCTCCCTCTCCAGCATGACTGGGCTCAGAGGGTGCAGTTGGAGGAGGAAAGACCAGAGGGGTAGGTGACTGTGGTGGCATTTGGAAAACATCCCCTCTTAACCACACaatctcttcttcctcctcctcttcatcttcctctgcCCTCAGTTCATTCCTTACTCGCTCTGCAGCATCTTGAAGAGTCCTCAGCCTTTCCCTCTCTTCCTTTTCCCTCCTCCTTATTCTCTCTTCCTCCACCCGCTGGAGTTCCTCcattctcttcctcctctcttttTCTGCTTCTGCTCTCATCTCTGCTTCTTCTCGCAACCTCCTCATTTCCTCCTCTCGCTCTTGCTCCTCTAATTGTTTCCTCCATTTTTCTGTctgcttcttctgcttcttcctcttcttatGCTCAGCATCTTTCCTTAGGatcctctcctcttccttcttGTGTTTCTCTTTTGTGGTGCTCTTCTCAGGCAGAAACGCTGCATCGGTGATGCTTGGATCATTAGGAACAGGGGAATCTCCAGAGTGTTCAGAGACTTCTTGAGCTGTGATTGTTGTAGTAATACAGCAAGAGTCAGAATCAAttcagtattatttttaatatgaatttCATTAAAGGTGATATATCCACaccagaatgtaaaaaaaaatgcaattccTTTTGAAAATTGTGCAGAAAATACCTACATACATTAGGTCTGAgggtaatataaataaatatttttaaatataagacCTTTGATAGAATGGGTTGTGATTtccatgacttaaaaaaaacgtttgtctgtttgttttccttttatttaaattacactTGGAACCATTGGTTAGTgagatatgtacagtatgtatctcTGTATGTACAGAGTAGTTTTGCTGCTTCTGGGCAAAATCTACAAATTTTTCATGATTTAGATTTGAATGTAGATTTGACAACCTTAATAGAAACACAGATACAATGACCAAAGAAACTTAGCCCTTTAAAAGTGAAAGCAAAGGAGTTTGAGGTTGGACCAAGGCATTTTACTCACTGCGCTCAATGCAGATTGGGCAGCACTGTCCGATAGGTTTAAATTTGAGTGGGCATTCTAAAAACGGACATTGCATTTCATCACACACCACATTCCCACTGGAGCATAAGCAGGTAACGCAGGGCTTCGGTGACCACACGGTTTTATCAAACATAGTGATGCCCTGAAATACACACTGTCCTGTGTTCCCTAGAGGAAATGAAGGATTGAATTGGGttaataacagcaaaaaaagcatggttAATCATTGTATTCCAGTATTTGGGGTTTTGTCTCATTTACTCCTCAGTTTGGTCACCTGGCAATGTATTTCAatacatttcatatatatatatatatatatatatattttttttttttttttttttttttttttacaatggacacAAAGTGTTACAAAGTGGCTTTGCAGACACACATTActgtatttagatttaaattcatAATGAGCAAGTTGGAGGATATGGcggtaaggaaaaactccccgagATAACATCAGGAAGAACCATAATCTTCTTCCAGGTGACTCAGAACAATAAGATTCTGAGTCATTCATTCCCAATGTCCAATTCCCACCCACCAGCCAGTTCTTCCCTATCCTACAACAGAGTGAAGGCTATGCTTCCTCCGAGACACATGAAATCTATCAGCTGCAACTTTTCTGTTAAACTGTTAAAAGTTgctgctcctcattgtgtcaGCATAACACACTCTGAGGAAAGTGCTATCTGCCCTCTCTTGCCTACACAAGCTCACAGGTACCTACAGTTGGCTAGTGTTTTTGTATCTGACAGTGTATAATGTAATCTACATGTTACTTGTCTCCTTGTGCTTATTAACACAGGACACAATCAAGGAGCTTTTTATATTAGCTTGGAGTTCTTGTGAATTATACTGTGAGACCAACCATTTCACATTGTAAACTTATCTTCCTGTTGACCAGAATTGCGGTTCTTACACTGTAGCTGCTCAGATTGAATATACAGCCAGTAATCATGTGGTCAGTGTAATACCACCATGGGCAATATGGTCATGTCAACAAATAGCTGGCTTCCCAAGATTTTCCTTTCAGGAAATACCACACGTCCTCAGTGGGAAGCATAAGTTGACCCTAAACCTACGAAGTTTATTGCCATGTTAAAtcatgttaataattattgagCTGAGTTTTCAAAATTCTcttagctttctctctcttttaggaGAACTTGGAGTTAGCAGTCATTTTGAAAGACTTAAAGCTTAAagctgccaaatgctgtaaatgtaaatgtaaatttgtaaaacaGTTTCCTGtaaaacagtttgtatttttaaatacagtgaTTTGTACTAATATAAAGACCGATTCAGTAAGCTTTTGCGTCAGTCAACTTTAAGGACCCCTCTTAAGTATATACTGACCTGGAATAACATTGTAGTTCGGCTTTGGTTCATCTACCCCTTTATAAGACTCAATGAAAACTGATGCTCCGTTATATCCACCATTTACTGGCATCCTGCCTTGACGGACCATTTTCTTCCCCCTCCTTCGTCTTCCTTTAGCCATGGGACGATTCGGATTCTGTTCTTTGGCAACACTGTAGCTTAGCCAGCAGAAAAATGACACGGCAAGTAAAAACCATAGTCTCATGACGGAAGTCTGTGGAATGAAACGAAGATCTTAGACCCCTTTGTCCTTAATATACCCCTTTTAATTTAtagtttcacacacacttctataatAACAAGTCTGGAAATAAATAGCAAGTTACAGTAGGCCATTGTATTTGGGCTTGTGTATTATCCTGGAATGTCAGACACCTCAGTGAATATAGTGGCACCTTATAGCAAAACAGTAAGGCTACCCAAAAGCTATTATTTAGTTATGTGTTAGGTACCAATTACTAGTTTTAAGAGTCATGTGTAAATTTAACAAgatgataaatattttttagtaGAATTACTCTTGTTCCTGACAAACAGCTGTACACCATTCAgttttctgtacttctgtaataaaactgtatttatataCCAAAACTTTCTCCTCACTGCAGAAGAGCAAATCAATTCAATCCATGTGCAACAAAACATTTCCACGCTTTCTTTATCACCAGaaataaaccattaaaacaATGCATAAGAGGAACATTGGAACATAACATCGCAAGAATAAGCTACATAATAACCCTGAATTCATGGAAATGGTTAAGTCGTGAGAAAGACAGTAAGCAGCACAGATTTGTGATTAGTAATCAAGGCAGGAAGTTCAGACGTGCTTAGGGATACCGCCCCTGCCCTTTTCCGATGTCAACACACAGGCTGCAAGCCTTAGGCATAGTGTCATGTGGTTAGTGCTCAAACAGATCTGGGTCTGTGGcacaagggaaaaaaagaagaaatctgATGagtgaggagaaaaagaaggaacCATAGAAAGCATTTCTATGGTTAACAAGCCTTTTAGGATGACAAGGCTCAGATGGAAAGAATCTTTCGAAAAGGCAAAAAGAGAGGAGGGCAGAAAATATCTAGTAATGAGTCAGGACATCCAGCTTAACTTTGTATGGGTTTTTTTCTGGACCCAATTAGAGAGCAATGTTTACACTATAGAGTTTCCCCAGACGGAACAACTGCTGGAACAAAACCAACAAATGCAAACAATTAActgatttttctttctccccACATGCACTGTTGtttcatgtgtgtatatatttttaatcatcCCAAGTACTTATTCACAAACTCAAACTGTATGCAGATAGAGCAATGCTAATACTAATAAAGTTACATCTGCtgaaaaaaaagtgcagattCCTGAAGGTTTAACAGCTTTATTGATGGTTAGAGGTAAAGGAGAGCAGAAACGAGCAAGTCATTAGTACATTACCAGTGTTTTGCAGGCAGTTTTGCGAGGCCAAATATTTCCGCCTTTCCCAGGCTGTGTGGGCTTTGCCAGCAGCGCTATGATAGCGTGCGTCTACTCGGCTGCCGAGCTGACAAATGTCTAAAACAGACGAGGCTGCGCTCTGAGCGAAGCCAGGGCTTGCCTAAGAAGCTTCTTCAGTTCAGTATCTGAAAGACACAGTCTTAGTGTCAGGTACAAGATACTGCCTCTTTTGGAAGAAAGAGGTTGGTGCTTTGCTGTGCTGTAATTACTAGCCTATGGAGGTGCTGTGAACAAAAGAGATGCCATATGGCTTGTCATTAGTTCTTATGTTAGAACATCCACTTAGGATAGAAACTTGGatgtaatgtacatgttcaaAATTCCCTGAGGCACAGAGGCTCTGTATAAACTGATAAGAACAACCAAGAAAGTGTCCTGGATGTGAATTTTCAGTGTGCATTAAAAGGTTTTCTCCCCCTTGATCCTTTTGTCCAGCCCCATCTCCCGTTTCATGGGTGGGCAAAAGAATAAGGAGGCAGTATCCAGTTTCATATAGAGGGTGGTTATGTCTAGTCTGTAAGTGCTGTTTTGGGTTGTTGATTTATGGATAACGTGTGCAGTATTGTAACATTTATCCttcatttttcttcctttatGTCATacaaattttcatttatattatgtCAATTCTTATATACAGTGTCATAAAAGTTCGTTTTCATAAAAGTTCGTGCTGCAAACGTATTTGTACTAGTGACCTGTCCTAGAGACCTGTGTATAAGATTTAAGAACACATGAAGCGCCTGGCCATCACAGACCATAATGAGTGTAAGATCAAGGAGTTAGTGTTTGTGAGACATATAATTTGAATGATGACAGAggctgtgtttgtctctgtcatGAAGAGACATCTCTGAAGTGCCATTTTTATGATGAGGTTGTTTAAATAGACAGAAACAATTCTCCATAAATCATCATTAAGTTTCCCTCCAGAGGAGAAAAACTTTGACATGTAAAACTGTAATATGTATTACTTGCTTTGCTTAAAGGGACAGTACTGTAATCTACCTTTGGGATAAAAATGGAGGTTGACTTCACAGTGTAAGCATTACACAGATTATATAAAAGGTACAAGACTCTTTTAAAAATATCAGTTACAGATGATTTTGTGGCCCTGGTTGGAATATTGACTTGATGGAGGATAGGACTATGTACATTTGTTCTGTTCATCCACCACAACATGCAATTTCACTATTAAACTCATTTCTTGCTAATGAGAAAAAATGATGTGGTGTTGAGCAGGGTTAGAATAAATACCTCTGGCCTTTGTTAAGCATGCTAATCTAGAGCACAAACACATTGTAAACTAAATTGACATGATTGCAGACGAATGTACCGAATTTCAGTTCCAAATATTCAACACAAAGCCTGATTTGACTAATTACACTCATAAATAAGGAGAGCTAATCATTATAATGAGGTGATATTTTGCAGAAGTGGAACAAGTACTTTGGCCTAGTATCCAGCTGGATAAGACAAGCCACATTTTTATAGGTAGTGAACTGACTTGATGGAGGATGGTGATTTATAGATTTCTGTTTTAACCATGCAGCAaagtattaaagtattaaactTTGTTTAGTTTCCTGCTATATATAAAGATTAAGATGCAAACACTTtttgaaatttaattttttttaatggtttgatTGCCGATTACTAGCTTAAAGTTGGTGTCCAATTTAATAagttaaactctttttttttttttactaagaaGAATCAATTCATTAAGAATAAGTATATATTTTTGGAACATATacaacagaatcagaatcaggtttattggatACTTCCttcatttcaggtcttgggaaatggtagtgcccagaaatatgttatgttgtgttaaatatttacCAACAAGGCcgaacatttttatatacattgcaTTCGGTGAGAGTTACTTATGAATACAGTCTTCAAAAAAACTCTAAATCTAAAATGTTATACTTTGACTCATTTTTAGACCCTTAAGTTGTCTTCGGTGTCATGTTACAAGCTCTTCACAGCTGGATTCATCCTTTCTTCAGAACCTCTGCATGTTTGTCAGCTTGAAAGGGGACCATCACTGAAGAGATATTTTAAGGTCTCTCCAGAGATTGGGTTCATGTCCTCGGCCACTCAGCAACATTTGCCAACTCgggccctttttttttttttttttttttttgggttattttgggtcattgtcttgttggaaagTTTACCTGTGCTCTATCAAAGGTCTTGACTGCtcttgagggtttttttttttctttcaggaaTATGATCTATTCATCAGGAAAAGCCTTCTAGTGCTTGCTGctgtaaaaaacattttcacagcATGATGTCATCACTGTGTTTCACAACAGAGATAGAATTGGCCAGGCAATGAGCTGtccctgttttttattttattttttttttttgtccaaaattAACACTTGTaattcatacagtatttatactgtAAACTCATTCTAAAGAATGAGTTTAGTTAGAATTTCATCACACCATGCAATCCTTTATCTCATGGCATAAAAGTCCTTTAGGTGCCTTCTGGAAACCCAGAGTGAACCATTTTATGTTTTACTCAATCTGAGCCTTTTACTCAGGTTTTTATTTGGCTCCTTTATCAAAAATACCAGATGATTACTGTTCTTTTGGCCGGTTCTCAGTTACCTCTCTGACCAAAGTTACCTCTCTGACCTTGATGTAGAAAGATTCTTATTTGGTTCTGGAATTGATTTAATCCTGCAAAATTCTTTGTTCCTTTCCTCAGATCTGTGCCTCAACAGAAGTCTAGAGGTCTACAGAAAATAAGTGTGGTTGTGGCTTTAACATTGAGGGTGTGTCTCTTCAAATCATATACTATCAACTGAATTTAACATAAGCAGATATGGGACTTGAGCTGGCGGGACTTGAGCTCAATTGGGTTTAaagatttatgtatttttgcatGTAGTGGAGAATCTGTTTTAAAGTAAGTTTAAGGCCATAAGGTAACCAAATGAGAAAAATGTCAAGGGAACGCATTATATACAGCTTAGTGTGTACAGATAGACCTCATGACTACAGgatctaattaaaataaagtgtacAGATTTGAAGAGGATCGGAGCATATTTTATATagctaagctttttttttatctttcagcATCGATCCCCACCTCTGGCTTTAACTATAGCTTTTGATGTAGATGTTACTCAGATGTTAAGCTGTCATATGACTCATCTAATGCCTAAGCACAGCTGCTGTTTTTTATAGTAAGAGAGAATCGAACAGGATGAGCCGGTCATCATAAACCGAGTATTTTGTTCATCATATACCAAACACATGTGAAAACATTTACAGGAAAAGCTGGGACAGAAAAAAGTCTCCTCCATGTAACATCTGATGAAATCCTGTCTTGTGATTTGAAGGAAGAGGATTTTCTTTACAGTACGGTGCAGACACGGTCgagtttatttaatgatttcttATCATGATGTaatagatgaaaataaaaagcaataaaaaacagGGATGCATGCGTATTCTTGCAAGATGTTTTTTTGCTATTCGCTGATACTGATATCAATACTAGTCATGTTTAAACAGTAGACTTCACTTAATCAGAATTCAGTTACCTGTTATGAATAGGTTAACATTTCAagtatgtttcttttgtttgtttcttttgagAGATTAACTCTATTAACTCTTTATTCTATTAACTGTTTaatgtaacatttttaataGGTCTAGTTTGAGAGATAATAAATCTATCTCTCCTGTTTACTAATGATCGAAACCTTTTTGCCAGACTGTCTTAAAGAGGGCATAACTGACTGGTTATAAAGCAGGTAATCTTTTTAGCTATGTCCTAGCTTTAAttacaaaatgttcaaataaaaacatggcAAGTAATTGGGAAAAGTGAAAATTCTGTACATTTGGGGTTTGTTGCCATAATGGAACATCTTGCTCTGCACAATCATGACACATTAGCACAGTGTATAAAAGAGTTTTCTTAGGTTTCTGTGAAGGTTATGCTTCATTTGGTTATTATTTCATTTGGCTTTGTTTACTCTTTCCTGGTTTATATAGTAGATATATAGAAGAATAGTTATGTAGAAGTTAAAGAAGTTAGAAATTAGCTAGCTACATTGAATACAGTAGAGCTGCAGTGGAGAAGAGCAGCTTTTACATACCATAAATAAGATCAGATTCTCACAGATTCTTGAATTTTGGTTTACGTTGATGGCAAAAAAGTACTTGTACTATAGTTGAACTGTAATTAAAGTACAATTCATTATCATAACCCTTATTGTCAGTGATTTATAATAGATCAAGAACACCATTCTGGTATGAGGTGTTATCTTCAATGTCTCTTCTAGCATTGCCTAGATGGTTTATCAGGTTAATTGTATTGTAGAAAGATGTAGTTCCTCCTCTTGACATTTTCACAGAGGACAGTTTGCGGTCTGTTTGGTTTTGGTAGGCATTATTAATCAGGAAATGCGTCCGGATCGATGTctttttgtgttgtctgttgatTATCGACAGCGTACTCTAACCTTATGTCACAGATTATCGGTTGTATCGGCTGTCTGTATTGGGGGATGTTTTACAGGTATGAGTAAATGATTATTGGTATCTAAGTGTCCATGATTAAAAAGTTGATTCCAAAGAAAACACTATTTTATTGCAACTTTTTTCAGACTGTATATTCATGACATTTGAAGTTAAATACATGATATAATTGTGCATTGGTATTCTTTTGGGGAATATTGAACTTAAACTGTGTACAAGTAGGAATCGTCCaccctgatatatatatatatatattttacagttttGCCTTAAACAGCACacaaaacatgaaatattttccttttcccTTCGAGATTTTATTGTTCCTGAATCTGTGATCCAAAAGATTATTACCATTTGCTGTATACAACCACAAACCTCATAAAGTGAAGAGTtgtctgagagaaaaaagacccaaatgtTGGTCAGAAACTATGATTATGTCATCCCGATATGCCTCTTTAATTGCATTTGCaacttgtataaaatgtaagatgtCTTTTTCCACTGTGGTAGTGCTGGTGTTAGTCTCGTATGGATGTTTTTATATGGAAGGATTCACATTATGCCAGAAAACTGAGGTAGTCTGTTGTGGCATGCCTGGTGTCAGCACTTTCAGTGAAGGAGCTGTAGTTCTTTTCTGCACTCGAGCAGGGTACCTTAGGGCACGTTTTATTTAAAGTGCTCCCTACGGGCTACTGATTTAAAGGCATAGTTTTATGAAAAAATCTGATTTACACCATTCTCTGCTTACCACAAATGATTAGTTGATCATGGAAGACGTATTTGgtgtcagatgttttttttagatgacaAACCATCGCCACTTCGTAGCTATtcaaagttaaattaaatttaaggcTCTGTTATGCTGTGATGGACATTTGTGATGACATCATTTCGGTGTATATGTGTATTGATTGGCTTTATCCTATACTGAACATTTTCTGTCCTGGTTGGCGTAGTCTTGTCCACAATAAACCCacctgtgtgtgatgtatgaaaatgatgtaaaggATATACTATGGCCTTTATATTTACCAGATCGCCAACCTAATTTAACAGTGATGTGTCTGACAACACCAGGAAGAACAGCCTTCATCGTCCCAGTACAGTTTCAGAGACCTACACAAGACATGAGAGGTTTTTCTGGTGGCTCATGGTGGCCCAACACCTTACTAAatcattttctgttgttttttaatttcactCAAACCACTAGAAATTATAATTATCCTTTAGGCCCCATGTCTCAACTTTTGAAGGCAAATTTTGAAGCATTGCTGTAGATAGAAAAACACATCCACTGTGAACACAAGTGTGTAAGTTCAGACCATCTCAGTTTAtcatattattcatttaaaaaccttCAACACATAGTTTAAAGCATGTGTTTAGTGCCAATACTGCAGCTGCTTAAGAAACATAGAGCAAAGATAGTTTTAAGTAATAAAATGGCTGCAGGCTAAGAGAGTGatactgtattgtattgcaAGCTGTTCATACTTTTCTGACACCTTAATAACTTGACAGGAATCTACTGAGGGGATCGGcgtcttttacatttacatttacagcatttggcagacgcccttatccagagcgacgtacataagtgcttaagtctctaacattggatacattaatgctggcttactaggttacatacttaagataccatgagtttaaaacattgttcaaagttacaatgaaaaagtgtcaaaggttgtgttttttattttatttttatttatttttttatataaatgcaaaagatttaaaaaaaaaaaaaaaaaaaaaaaaaagaagtgctagttgaagtatttcctgaataagtaggtcttcaaccgccgtttgaaaatagccagtgactcagctggtTTTCCCAGGAACAGTGAATAATGGCCAGGTTTTGTTGGGTGCCTGAAATAATGGCTTAAATGAGAAGCTTAAGATGAGGTGAGGAGAtggaaattttaattttatttaatcgtAATTGTACATCATACAAAACAGTAAGGGGTTAAATGATCAGAGGTCCATTGGCCAAGTAGAGTTATACCAACATAGCTTGAACCGCAAGGTGTATAGTAATATGTGCTAATATGTCATtacataacataaaaacatgTTAAATTGTATATATGAGGAGCTATAGATatcagaaggagtctccagatcCATCTTTTTATAACAGTTAAAGCTATATCTTTTAGCACAGGAGGCTTTGCAGTTTCTTGGAAACATGTCCAGTTTAATAACTTaccaagacagacaaaaagacataTATGTTTTCCAGGCAGTaagtcattctttttttttttaactgagttTTAAGtactaatacattttaatatagtAAGTAGTAGGTCACTTTTAGCTCTGATTTTATCTTTGCACATATTCACTGATGATAACATCATAATAACAGAATATGTTATTATGCCAAAAGGAAACAGGCTTTCTGATTTCCTGTAAAAAGCATCACTGAGAGTAtgtgtgaattttattttatatataaaatcatttaagaATGCACGAATCAAACAGAGTAATCTACTGTGTAAGAAAAATACAGTCTGGTTTCCATCTCTAGATGAAATGTGCACCTTCAGCTATAGTGCAGACACGACTGACCACCAGtgaggattttcttttttttttttttctctcggaGAAactcttgaatttttttttttttttgaagactgAATGTCTGCACAGGAAGACTGGGGAATAGATTATCTGTGGTGGGCTTTACGTAATAACTTGAGAATGGAAAgacattgttttttaaatggatATTggatgttttgtctgtttttgtgtgttcgagtaaaaaacacagaatattCTCATGGTCACTAAGAGGTCAAatcatttcatatatatttatatctacttAAATCTGCACCATTAATCATTGTTAAATTGAACTTGGATTATATTGATGCCTAGTGCACAGCAGAAAATGATGGTTAGTAATAACGCCAGATATTTATTACTGCTTGAGTCCTTAATGGGAATGGTCTTgtctaaatgtcattttaagagtgagaaaagtaaacaaacatttttaataagatATATTCTAATGTGTCTCTATAAAGTGCATTACTAAGACGCTGGGCCATCATGAATTATCAGAACATCATTGACTTTGATTCTCCAAGTCTTTCAAAATGTCCCCTAGGTGTTAAACTCAGCTGAAATGTTGCGAGCGCGCCGGTTATTGCATGTGATTTACGTTATTTTCATTTCCACCAAACCATTTGATGAGCCCCTGTGGATTGAGCTCCTAAGATCTCATGTTAGTTTCTTCTCAATGCTGTACACacaaaacatcagaataaagctGGCAGTAATGGATTGATGCAGCTTCTATTGGGCTCAGGGGACTTTGGGAACCAACAAAAGCAAAGGTAGCAGGAGGTTTTTTACTCTCATGAAGTTCTGAGGTGAAGCTCGCAGTTGCTAAAAGGTCAGGTTGATCACCATGAGAGTGTATTGGACACTGAAAAGTTTTTACTGCATCTGGTGTAAACTGAGCTTTacccacattcattcatttatctgtcTTTAGTAACTGCTGTATCCAGGTCAGGGTTGCTGTgttatttctctgtatttttctttagaaTATAGGGAGTTGGTGATGGGAACAGGAACTGATTTATGTACGGCAAATGGTGAAATTTGACAagcaacataaaacaacattagCTTAATTACTATAAAGTTATTAGTAAAATCTGTGTTTCTGAGAAACTCTAGTTACTCAGCAATGCATTGTGTATCATCGCATTCCATGGGGTAAATTCCATCGCATTTACGCCATGGATAC
Protein-coding regions in this window:
- the ecm2 gene encoding extracellular matrix protein 2; this translates as MRLWFLLAVSFFCWLSYSVAKEQNPNRPMAKGRRRRGKKMVRQGRMPVNGGYNGASVFIESYKGVDEPKPNYNVIPGNTGQCVFQGITMFDKTVWSPKPCVTCLCSSGNVVCDEMQCPFLECPLKFKPIGQCCPICIERTQEVSEHSGDSPVPNDPSITDAAFLPEKSTTKEKHKKEEERILRKDAEHKKRKKQKKQTEKWRKQLEEQEREEEMRRLREEAEMRAEAEKERRKRMEELQRVEEERIRRREKEERERLRTLQDAAERVRNELRAEEDEEEEEEEIVWLRGDVFQMPPQSPTPLVFPPPTAPSEPSHAGEGEDADEESARISYALPQGCTISDVIVSCENAKLTSIPPLSIPELKSLNLQGNAITTIPAEAFNGVLNLEWIDFGKNKILSTGIDPRAFTRLKFLTRLYMDGNLLEQIPPGLPYTLQELKINENNLQEIDEDSFEGLGNLVTLEMEGNLLSEANVNPKVFTPLKQLTYLRLGRNHFRTIPQGLPVTLQELHLENNLIEEIPDGAFNQSKNLQVVVLRHNKIDESRISPFAWLNHRNLESVDLSHNKLHLVPSFLPKSLVHLVLVGNQIERIPGYVFAHMEPGLEYLYLSYNKLDGEGVEPESFFGTFNTMTELCLDHNQLTSIPIGVNEMTALHFLRLNNNNIRHIGEDNICDPLNDEDSHIVALRLENNLLDPRKIPPSAFACVRSYSSVVLRPQRIK